One genomic segment of Sulfolobales archaeon includes these proteins:
- a CDS encoding DUF2153 family protein codes for MSQIAWVEYLGKVLKYLEEENERIVSGKADRLETVLAIDQALQILGESVKNWIAWIRRPDVLELFDESDWRRVWAKIYEHAKGILTEDMIHTAEYEERIKRTGPRKISAAIETHQRETHSTPTSM; via the coding sequence ATGAGCCAGATAGCATGGGTGGAGTATCTAGGCAAGGTGCTGAAATACCTGGAGGAGGAGAACGAAAGAATAGTCAGCGGAAAGGCGGATAGACTGGAAACAGTGCTAGCTATTGACCAGGCTCTGCAGATCCTCGGCGAGAGTGTTAAGAACTGGATAGCGTGGATCAGAAGACCAGATGTCCTGGAGCTCTTCGACGAGAGCGATTGGAGGAGGGTCTGGGCTAAGATCTACGAGCATGCCAAGGGCATACTGACAGAGGATATGATCCACACGGCGGAGTATGAGGAGAGGATAAAGAGGACAGGGCCGCGGAAGATATCAGCGGCTATAGAGACACATCAGAGGGAAACACATAGCACACCAACATCTATGTAG